The following proteins are encoded in a genomic region of Takifugu rubripes chromosome 21, fTakRub1.2, whole genome shotgun sequence:
- the gadd45ga gene encoding growth arrest and DNA-damage-inducible, gamma a, with protein MTLEEIHEQENAMENTDRVQSAGAALEELLVAAKKQDYITVGVYESAKVMNVDPDSVAFCVLATDEEYQCDIALQIHFTLIQAFCFDNDINVVRVNDIERLADLVGADESGEPKDVHCILVTSPSANPWKNPSLDKLSLFCEESRSVYDWVPTITLPER; from the exons ATGACTCTGGAAGAGATCCACGAACAGGAGAACGCCATGGAAAACACAGATAG GGTGCAAAGTGCAGGcgcagccctggaggagctgctggtcGCTGCTAAGAAGCAGGACTACATCACAGTTGGAGTTTACGAATCCGCCAAAGTCATGAATGT TGACCCAGACAGCGTGGCGTTTTGCGTGCTCGCCACCGATGAGGAGTACCAGTGCGACATCGCCCTCCAGATCCACTTCACGCTCATCCAGGCGTTTTGCTTCGACAACGACATCAACGTGGTGCGCGTCAACGACATCGAGCGCCTGGCCGACCTCGTGGGCGCGGACGAGAGCGGCGAACCCAAAGACGTGCACTGCATTCTTGTCACG AGTCCCAGTGCGAACCCGTGGAAAAACCCATCTCTGGACAAACTGAGCCTGTTCTGCGAGGAGAGCCGCAGCGTGTATGACTGGGTGCCCACCATCACCCTCCCGGAGCGCTGA
- the creb3l3l gene encoding cAMP responsive element binding protein 3-like 3 like — translation MSFAEDLPDMDGTDLLGLFFQGEENGLVEALFPVENGLMESWLSEQDMLTGVDTEDFLSSLLEGDSNMETFCPSRSPVGSDSGISDDSSTGVGHNNLLGCLSPQGSDTDVVASPSHSQPSPVHSDSALVPEEMQPESQEALTVQTDHSYALLQSGDEYMDVLQSVRAEKPDRDVFIDLDDLVSEAVEDEPTTEDEPTVPCTLAMEDLLQNSAVLSKPEQFQFKEIVLTEEEKRLLSKEGATIPTDMPLTKAEERTLKRIRRKIRNKQSAQESRKKKKVYVDGLENRVAICTAHNLELQKKVQLLQKQNMSLIEQLKKLQTMVKMSTMKASTTSTCVMVFLLSFCLIIFPSVNPFGKTTQEKELYTPSSVISRTLRSLPPESTDALPYLEPEESDLLLVPHAEVENVRSIFTGGQNNHTPDYQRVEQSDSETGVNSNSSADFPAPSQAKEMSPGPVGVLQEGSVDGAVAYEVTGSKDNWIDRNPPSIILQKRRSDEM, via the exons ATGTCTTTCGCTGAGGACCTTCCAGACATGGATGGAACGGAcctgttgggtttgtttttccaggGTGAAGAGAATGGGCTTGTCGAGGCTCTGTTTCCTGTCGAGAACGGCCTCATGGAGTCCTGGCTGTCTGAACAAGAT ATGTTGACTGGTGTGGACACTGAAGACTTCCTGTCCAGCTTGCTGGAAGGAGACAGCAACATGGAAACGTTCTGTCCCTCTCGTTCCCCTGTGGGCAGCGACAGCGGAATCTCTGATGACAGCAGCACGGGGGTTGGACACAACAACCTCCTGGGGTGTCTGAGCCCCCAGGGCAGTGACACGGACGTGGTGGCGAGTCCCAGCCACTCTCAGCCGAGcccggtccactcggactctgCACTGGTCCCCGAAGAGATGCAGCCAGAAAGCCAGGAGGCCTTAACTGTCCAGACGGATCATAGCTACGCTCTGCTTCAGAGCGGTGACGAATACATGGACGTCCTTCAGAGCGTCAGGGCGGAGAAACCAGACAGAGACGTCTTCATTGATCTGG ACGACTTGGTGAGTGAGGCGGTGGAGGACGAACCCACTACGGAGGACGAACCCACTGTGCCGTGCACTTTGGCCAtggaggacctgctgcagaACTCAGCTGTGCTCAGTAAACCAGAGCAG TTCCAGTTTAAAGAGATTGTGCTcactgaggaggagaagagacttTTGTCCAAGGAGGGGGCGACTATTCCCACAGACATGCCTCTCACAAAG GCAGAAGAGCGCACGCTGAAGAGAATCAGGAGGAAAATCCGCAACAAGCAGTCGGCGCAGGAGAGCcgtaagaagaagaaggtgtATGTTGACGGACTGGAAAACAG GGTTGCCATCTGCACCGCACACaacctggagctgcagaagaaagTCCAGCTGCTTCAGAAACAGAACAT GTCCTTGATAGAACaactgaagaagctgcagacCATGGTGAAGATGTCAACCATGAAGGCCAGCACAACCAGTACTTGTGTTATG GTGTTcctgctctctttctgtctcatCATCTTCCCATCAGTCAATCCATTCGGCAAAACCACACAAGAGAAGGAACTCTACACCCCTTCTTCTG TCATCTCCCGAACCCTCCGCTCATTGCCACCTGAAAGCACCGACGCCCTCCCTTACCTCGAGCCTGAGGAGAGTGACCTTCTCCTGGTGCCGCACGCAGAGGTGGAGAACGTCAGATCTATCTTCACTGGCGGGCAGAATAATCACACTCCCGACTACCAGAGGGTGGAGCAGTCTGACTCCGAAACCGGAGTCAACAGCAACTCTTCGGCAGACTTCCCCGCCCCGTCCCAAGCTAAAGAGATGTCCCCAGGTCCTGTTGGGGTCTTGCAGGAAGGGTCTGTGGATGGAGCTGTGGCTTATGAGGTCACAGGATCTAAAGATAACTGGATAGACCGAAACCCCCCGTCCATTATATTACAGAAGCGCCGTTCAGATGAGATGTAG